The Chelatococcus sp. HY11 genome includes a window with the following:
- a CDS encoding DsbA family protein: MGLPGLSLQSAMAQSPTDLNAQGPLGDVVLGSPDAKVTIIEYASLTCSHCANFHEATYPTLKSKYIDTGKVRFILREFPLDPLATAGFMLARCAGNDKYYAVTDLLFDQQRNWAFTDKPLDALLQLAKQAGFTQESFEACLKDQKTYDAVNWVRDNGANKLGVNATPTFFINGKAENGAISVDRLEQILNPLVGG, encoded by the coding sequence ATGGGTCTCCCGGGGCTTTCCCTGCAGTCGGCCATGGCGCAGTCGCCGACAGATCTCAATGCGCAGGGGCCGCTCGGCGATGTCGTGCTTGGCTCGCCCGATGCCAAGGTCACCATCATTGAGTATGCCTCCTTGACCTGCTCGCATTGCGCGAATTTCCATGAGGCGACCTATCCGACGCTGAAGTCGAAATATATCGACACCGGCAAGGTGCGCTTCATCCTGCGGGAATTCCCGCTGGATCCGCTGGCGACAGCGGGCTTCATGCTGGCCCGCTGCGCCGGCAACGACAAATACTATGCCGTGACGGACCTGCTGTTCGACCAGCAGCGCAACTGGGCTTTCACCGACAAGCCGCTCGACGCCTTGCTGCAGCTGGCCAAGCAAGCCGGTTTCACACAGGAAAGTTTCGAGGCCTGCTTGAAGGATCAGAAGACCTATGATGCGGTGAACTGGGTCAGGGATAACGGCGCCAACAAGCTTGGCGTCAATGCCACGCCCACCTTCTTCATCAATGGGAAGGCCGAGAACGGAGCGATTTCGGTTGATCGTCTGGAGCAGATTCTTAACCCCCTCGTCGGTGGGTAA
- a CDS encoding DciA family protein — MTRSYRPNQRFVPSGGVAGAFARPHQRLLAKPLADLVDGCIAPVLAKQGFAAADIIMAWPEIVGDRLAGHAEPIRLDWPGGARRRYAEEAEPATLVVRVTGAFALELQHMAPVVIERVNSHFGWRCVARLSLRQGPLQRRAVATEPPRDLSPAAARAVEDHVADVADEGLQQALRRLGQAVLSR; from the coding sequence ATGACGCGATCTTATCGGCCTAACCAGCGATTCGTGCCGAGCGGTGGCGTCGCAGGCGCCTTCGCGCGTCCGCATCAGCGGCTTCTGGCCAAGCCGCTGGCGGATCTTGTGGATGGCTGCATCGCGCCGGTGCTCGCCAAACAGGGCTTCGCGGCTGCGGATATCATCATGGCCTGGCCGGAAATCGTCGGAGACCGGCTGGCGGGCCACGCTGAGCCTATCCGACTTGATTGGCCGGGCGGAGCCCGTCGGCGCTATGCCGAGGAGGCAGAGCCCGCGACGCTCGTCGTGCGGGTCACGGGGGCCTTCGCGCTGGAGCTGCAGCATATGGCGCCCGTCGTCATCGAGCGTGTCAACAGCCACTTCGGCTGGCGCTGCGTCGCGCGTCTTTCCCTGCGTCAGGGGCCGCTGCAGCGCAGGGCCGTTGCTACCGAGCCGCCGCGGGATCTATCTCCGGCAGCCGCGCGGGCCGTCGAAGACCACGTCGCCGACGTTGCGGACGAAGGGTTGCAGCAGGCCCTGCGGCGACTCGGCCAAGCCGTGCTGTCGCGATAG
- the rnhA gene encoding ribonuclease HI has protein sequence MTADRVVIHTDGACSGNPGPGGWGAVLAYKGHEKELSGGEAMTTNNRMELMAAIAALESLKRACTVDLYTDSQYVRSGITQWLANWKARGWRTADKKPVKNEDLWRRLDEAQARHTVSWHWVKGHAGHVENERVDALARAGMAPFKAGR, from the coding sequence GTGACGGCCGACCGTGTCGTGATTCATACCGACGGCGCCTGCTCCGGGAACCCGGGTCCGGGCGGCTGGGGTGCGGTGCTCGCGTACAAGGGACACGAGAAGGAGCTTTCCGGCGGCGAGGCGATGACCACCAACAACCGTATGGAGTTGATGGCCGCGATCGCCGCTCTGGAATCTCTGAAGCGCGCCTGCACCGTCGATCTCTACACGGATTCCCAGTACGTCCGGTCAGGCATCACCCAGTGGCTCGCTAACTGGAAGGCGCGCGGCTGGCGCACGGCGGACAAGAAGCCCGTGAAGAACGAGGACCTGTGGCGGCGACTTGATGAGGCGCAGGCGCGTCACACCGTGTCCTGGCATTGGGTGAAGGGCCACGCCGGCCATGTCGAGAACGAGCGCGTCGACGCGCTGGCCCGCGCCGGCATGGCGCCGTTCAAGGCGGGGCGTTGA
- a CDS encoding GntR family transcriptional regulator, with protein MLTAANRRSLVDDAIDSIRAPIEAGTWSIGSRIPTETELASLLKVSRNTVREAVRALAHSGILEVRQGDGTYVRSRTDTATLLRTLGETSFDDQLELWRIISEALARLAAERRDFEDVSRIASAIDEIFASPSKSPAAAPNWHRFYDSIADAAHNKALWLLYRAIFSSVSLLSRQGGNLLEAGCDAGAARPAQDDYRALLDAIVSQSPQDAARAARHLVDHSFAAVAGPPAEELTPPP; from the coding sequence ATGCTGACCGCCGCGAACCGCCGCTCCCTCGTCGATGACGCCATCGACAGCATCCGTGCCCCGATAGAGGCCGGCACCTGGTCGATCGGTTCGCGCATCCCGACGGAGACTGAGCTCGCAAGCCTCCTGAAAGTCAGCCGCAACACGGTGCGCGAGGCCGTGCGAGCCCTCGCCCACAGCGGTATTCTCGAGGTTCGCCAGGGGGACGGCACCTATGTGCGAAGCCGGACGGATACTGCCACCCTGCTGCGAACGCTCGGAGAAACGAGCTTCGATGACCAGCTCGAGCTGTGGCGGATCATCAGCGAGGCCTTGGCGCGACTGGCGGCCGAACGGCGCGATTTCGAGGATGTCAGCCGCATCGCATCCGCCATCGATGAAATCTTCGCCTCCCCGTCAAAAAGCCCTGCCGCGGCGCCGAATTGGCATCGTTTTTACGATTCCATCGCCGATGCGGCCCACAATAAGGCCCTTTGGCTGCTTTATCGGGCCATTTTTTCATCCGTCAGTCTACTTTCTCGGCAGGGCGGAAATCTGTTAGAAGCGGGCTGCGATGCTGGTGCGGCGCGTCCCGCGCAGGATGATTATAGAGCGCTGCTCGACGCCATCGTCAGCCAGTCTCCGCAGGATGCCGCGCGGGCCGCGCGACATCTCGTCGATCATTCCTTTGCGGCCGTGGCCGGGCCTCCGGCGGAGGAACTTACTCCGCCGCCCTGA
- a CDS encoding HAD family phosphatase — MSQVKLAIFDMDDVLCIYDRAARIDALAALSGRPADYILSAIWESGFEARSDAGDFDSARYLAGFGARLGYPLTRADWVNARRLAMRPCPEVLAMVEAVKTRVPVALLTNNGFLVAEEIGTLFPALPALFGERLFVSAMFGLKKPDPEIFRALAARVGVAPREAFFVDDKPRNVRGAELAGLTGHVFGSPQGLATALARHGLIDSALPPP; from the coding sequence ATGTCTCAGGTGAAGCTCGCGATCTTCGATATGGACGATGTCCTCTGCATCTATGATCGCGCAGCCCGCATCGATGCGCTCGCCGCCCTCAGCGGCCGCCCCGCAGACTATATCCTCTCCGCGATTTGGGAATCCGGTTTTGAGGCGCGGTCAGACGCAGGGGATTTCGACTCGGCCCGCTATCTGGCCGGCTTCGGGGCGCGTCTCGGCTACCCGCTGACCCGCGCGGATTGGGTCAACGCGCGAAGGCTCGCCATGCGCCCCTGCCCCGAGGTGCTGGCCATGGTGGAGGCGGTGAAGACGCGCGTGCCGGTGGCGCTGCTCACCAACAACGGCTTTCTCGTCGCGGAGGAAATCGGCACTCTCTTTCCCGCCCTCCCCGCGCTGTTCGGCGAGCGCCTGTTCGTATCCGCCATGTTCGGCTTGAAGAAACCCGATCCCGAAATCTTTCGCGCTCTGGCGGCGCGTGTCGGCGTCGCGCCGCGCGAGGCATTCTTCGTCGACGACAAACCTCGCAATGTGCGCGGCGCGGAGCTGGCGGGACTGACAGGACATGTCTTCGGATCCCCGCAGGGGCTTGCCACCGCCCTGGCACGCCATGGTTTGATCGACAGCGCCCTCCCCCCGCCTTAG
- a CDS encoding glycosyltransferase family 2 protein, with amino-acid sequence MSKLFPTSMDNIEVRPGGRVAILMRTKDRPVLLVRALASVLSQTHQDWHLYLVNDGGAPGPVNEICAQYAGAFGDRLTVIHHEASKGMEAASNAALHASRGDFVAVHDDDDAWHPHFLMRTVGFLNNTGNAHCAAVAARCQVVMERIEGDTVVEEARMEWGYWREMIDFGGMLYTNSIPPICLLIRRSVVDSIGEFNRHLPVLGDWDYNLRIMMAGDIGTINENLCYYHQRSFSAEDNVYGNSVGKGQTKHDIYGVYYTNSLIRPLLRDSPGHIGLMHILLKRMNQQQDEIRWLNQQLGEQLSNQLRQYEPTLHTINQMLRGPRWAWRKLYPFRRLIAKMRGRV; translated from the coding sequence ATGAGCAAGTTGTTTCCAACAAGTATGGATAATATTGAGGTGCGGCCTGGAGGTCGCGTCGCAATACTTATGCGTACGAAGGACCGTCCCGTTCTTCTGGTTCGGGCCCTGGCCAGTGTGCTCAGCCAGACCCACCAGGACTGGCATCTCTACCTCGTCAACGACGGCGGCGCGCCGGGTCCTGTTAATGAAATCTGTGCGCAATATGCGGGCGCTTTCGGTGATCGTCTGACGGTCATCCATCACGAGGCATCAAAGGGAATGGAGGCGGCTTCCAACGCCGCACTTCACGCATCGCGGGGGGATTTCGTCGCGGTACATGACGACGATGACGCTTGGCATCCCCATTTTCTCATGCGAACGGTGGGCTTCCTCAATAATACCGGCAATGCTCATTGTGCAGCGGTCGCGGCGCGATGCCAGGTCGTCATGGAGCGCATCGAAGGCGATACGGTCGTAGAGGAAGCGCGCATGGAATGGGGATATTGGCGGGAAATGATAGATTTCGGGGGAATGCTCTACACCAATTCCATTCCCCCGATCTGCCTGCTCATCCGCCGTTCCGTCGTGGATAGTATCGGCGAATTCAACCGTCATTTGCCTGTCTTGGGGGACTGGGACTATAATCTGCGTATCATGATGGCGGGGGATATTGGCACGATCAACGAAAATTTGTGCTACTATCATCAAAGGTCATTCTCTGCAGAAGATAATGTGTATGGAAATTCTGTCGGGAAGGGCCAGACAAAGCATGATATCTACGGTGTATATTATACGAATAGCCTGATCAGGCCCCTGCTTCGCGACAGTCCGGGTCATATCGGATTGATGCATATTCTCCTGAAGCGCATGAACCAGCAGCAGGATGAAATCCGTTGGCTCAACCAGCAGCTTGGCGAGCAGCTGAGCAATCAGCTCCGTCAGTACGAACCCACGCTGCATACGATTAACCAGATGCTCCGCGGGCCTCGCTGGGCATGGCGAAAGCTCTATCCCTTCCGTCGTTTAATTGCCAAGATGCGGGGTCGGGTCTAA
- a CDS encoding CynX/NimT family MFS transporter — protein MTKEVAGSTAPGLPQGHVFPQEHAAPTLADELLPEAELVEPPQAPVAAAGLPRWWLAVVLVLVSLNLRPALSSIGSVLEELMRDTGASTTFVSVLTTLPVLCLGAFGLTAPPLARRFGTERVVLVILLVMAAGLALRLFPSFLPLLGSAIIAGASIGIIGVLMPGLVKRDFPRHASLMTGVYTMALCAGGALGAGATVPLARAFDSWPAALAFWAVPAVLAAILWWPSIPKRLGNQAKPVQYAVTGLWRDRLAWQVTLFTGLQSLLAYIVLGWLIQILRDRGLDPLTAGLTVSGSVLAQVPAALIAPLLAARRRDQRGMIIIIMSMGLVGMLGCLFAPLSSVAIWAALLGIGQGGNFALALLTIVLRSPDSHVAARLSSMAQSVGYTLAATGPFATGLLHSWTGSWDSIALLYLGVTIAGMLFGLGAGRARHVNVKVTPLPQKPDAAPL, from the coding sequence ATGACGAAAGAGGTGGCGGGATCAACCGCGCCCGGTTTGCCCCAAGGACATGTCTTTCCGCAAGAACACGCCGCGCCGACGCTCGCGGACGAGCTTCTTCCAGAAGCAGAGCTGGTCGAGCCTCCCCAGGCTCCGGTGGCCGCCGCCGGCCTGCCCCGATGGTGGCTTGCAGTCGTCCTGGTGCTGGTTTCCCTCAACCTCAGACCGGCGCTCTCCAGCATCGGTTCGGTACTTGAGGAACTGATGCGCGACACCGGCGCGTCCACAACTTTCGTCAGCGTTCTCACTACCCTGCCCGTGCTCTGCCTCGGCGCATTCGGCCTCACCGCGCCACCGCTGGCGCGTCGCTTCGGCACCGAGAGGGTGGTGTTGGTCATCCTGCTCGTGATGGCCGCCGGACTTGCGCTACGGCTCTTTCCCTCATTCCTGCCGCTTCTCGGCAGTGCGATCATCGCCGGCGCATCGATCGGCATCATCGGCGTGCTGATGCCGGGTCTCGTGAAACGGGACTTCCCCAGACACGCCAGCTTGATGACCGGTGTCTACACGATGGCGCTGTGCGCCGGCGGCGCGCTTGGAGCCGGGGCGACCGTCCCACTCGCCAGAGCCTTCGACAGCTGGCCGGCGGCGCTCGCCTTCTGGGCCGTGCCCGCGGTGCTCGCGGCCATCCTGTGGTGGCCCTCTATACCCAAGCGGCTCGGCAATCAGGCAAAGCCGGTGCAATATGCCGTGACCGGCCTGTGGCGTGATCGCCTGGCGTGGCAGGTCACGCTCTTCACCGGCCTGCAATCGCTGCTCGCCTATATCGTCCTGGGCTGGCTCATCCAGATCCTGCGCGACCGCGGCCTTGATCCCCTGACGGCCGGGCTCACGGTCTCCGGATCGGTGCTCGCGCAGGTGCCGGCGGCGCTCATCGCCCCACTCCTGGCGGCACGACGGCGCGACCAGCGGGGCATGATCATCATCATCATGTCGATGGGTCTCGTCGGCATGCTCGGCTGCCTTTTCGCACCGCTCTCCAGCGTGGCTATCTGGGCCGCACTGCTGGGCATCGGTCAGGGTGGCAATTTCGCGCTCGCGCTCCTCACCATCGTGCTGCGATCACCGGATTCCCACGTTGCGGCACGCCTCTCGAGCATGGCGCAGAGCGTCGGTTACACGCTTGCCGCGACGGGACCCTTCGCGACGGGACTGCTGCACAGCTGGACCGGGTCCTGGGACAGCATCGCCCTGCTCTACCTCGGCGTGACGATCGCGGGCATGCTCTTTGGATTAGGAGCAGGCCGCGCGCGGCATGTGAATGTTAAGGTGACGCCCCTGCCGCAAAAGCCCGACGCGGCCCCTTTGTAA
- the ispH gene encoding 4-hydroxy-3-methylbut-2-enyl diphosphate reductase produces the protein MTAVLDAPVAKPPLTVLICAPRGFCAGVVRAIDAVEKALALYGPPVYVRHEIVHNKYVVESLKRKGAIFVDELDEVPDTEAPVIFSAHGVPKSVPDEAVKRRLFGIDATCPLVTKVHREAEVHHKKGRHVLLIGHAGHPEVVGTMGQLPPGTISLVETIEDVGTIAVADPDNLAYVTQTTLSVDDTQAVVDALRARFPSIAAPHKEDICYATTNRQEAVKRVAPQVDAMIVVGSPNSSNSQRLREVAERAGCPVARLVLRNTEIDWSVFANIRSLGVTAGASAPEILVEEIIDAFAERFDVTVETVSMADESVFFPLPRALRDQAAE, from the coding sequence ATGACCGCTGTCTTAGATGCTCCTGTTGCAAAGCCGCCACTGACGGTGCTGATCTGCGCGCCGCGTGGGTTCTGTGCGGGGGTCGTTCGCGCCATCGACGCCGTTGAAAAGGCCCTCGCGCTCTACGGTCCGCCAGTCTATGTGCGTCACGAGATCGTCCACAACAAATATGTCGTGGAAAGCTTGAAGCGCAAAGGCGCCATCTTCGTGGACGAGCTCGACGAGGTGCCTGATACAGAGGCGCCCGTCATCTTCTCCGCCCATGGCGTGCCGAAATCCGTGCCCGATGAAGCCGTTAAGCGTCGTCTTTTCGGGATCGACGCGACCTGTCCGCTCGTGACGAAAGTCCATCGTGAGGCTGAGGTTCATCACAAGAAGGGGCGGCACGTGCTGCTCATCGGGCATGCCGGCCACCCCGAGGTCGTCGGGACGATGGGGCAATTGCCGCCGGGTACAATCTCCCTCGTCGAGACGATCGAGGATGTCGGGACCATTGCCGTCGCGGATCCCGACAATCTCGCCTATGTCACCCAGACGACCTTGTCGGTGGATGACACCCAGGCGGTGGTCGATGCGCTGAGGGCGCGTTTCCCCAGCATCGCCGCGCCACACAAGGAAGACATCTGCTACGCCACGACCAATCGCCAGGAGGCGGTCAAACGTGTGGCGCCCCAGGTGGATGCGATGATCGTGGTGGGATCGCCGAATTCGTCCAACTCCCAGCGTCTGCGTGAAGTCGCCGAGCGCGCCGGTTGCCCCGTCGCCCGGCTCGTTCTGCGCAATACCGAGATCGACTGGAGCGTGTTCGCGAACATTCGCAGTCTGGGCGTCACCGCGGGCGCCTCCGCCCCCGAGATCCTCGTTGAAGAAATTATCGATGCTTTCGCCGAACGTTTCGATGTAACGGTGGAAACGGTCTCGATGGCGGACGAAAGCGTGTTCTTCCCGCTGCCCCGGGCCTTGCGGGACCAGGCGGCGGAGTAG
- the mutY gene encoding A/G-specific adenine glycosylase codes for MVDTEAAAVKSIRKSSPRGRSSRARQGQADLLAPAAGTGSVEAAALLTWYDRHRRDLPWRAKPGETADPYRVWLSEIMLQQTTVTAVKPYFERFLQRFPTVGDLARAPQEAVMQAWAGLGYYSRARNLHACAQMVVARHGARFPANVDQLRALPGIGAYTAAAVGAIAFDIPAAAVDGNVERVLARLYAVEEPLPKAKPLFQVLAQALVPHRRAGDFAQAFMDLGATICTPKRPACVLCPWSAPCVARAAGTAETFPRKAAKKEGTLRLGTSFVAVRGDGAVLLRTRPPEGLLGGMAELPGSPWSPEGPGGDILAHAPLQARWAPLNGVVRHVFTHFPLELTVLRADVPQRTPAPRGTRWVAAAKLDTEALPSLMRKVLAKARIEVRPS; via the coding sequence ATGGTAGACACCGAAGCCGCCGCCGTGAAGTCCATCCGCAAATCGTCCCCGCGCGGGCGCTCATCGCGCGCCCGCCAGGGACAGGCCGATCTTCTCGCACCGGCGGCCGGCACGGGTTCCGTGGAGGCAGCGGCCCTACTCACGTGGTATGACCGCCACCGCCGCGACCTGCCCTGGCGGGCAAAGCCCGGCGAAACGGCCGATCCCTACCGCGTCTGGCTGTCGGAGATCATGCTGCAGCAGACCACCGTGACGGCGGTGAAGCCCTATTTCGAGCGGTTCCTGCAGCGCTTCCCGACTGTCGGCGACCTCGCGCGCGCGCCGCAGGAAGCCGTGATGCAGGCCTGGGCGGGACTTGGCTACTATTCCCGCGCCCGCAACCTGCATGCCTGCGCGCAGATGGTCGTGGCTCGCCATGGCGCGCGCTTCCCGGCCAATGTCGACCAGTTGCGCGCCCTGCCCGGCATCGGCGCCTATACGGCGGCGGCCGTGGGCGCCATCGCCTTCGATATCCCGGCCGCGGCGGTCGATGGCAACGTCGAGCGCGTGCTGGCGCGCCTCTATGCGGTGGAAGAGCCGCTGCCCAAGGCCAAACCCCTGTTCCAGGTGCTCGCACAGGCCCTTGTTCCTCACAGACGCGCAGGAGATTTCGCGCAGGCCTTCATGGACCTCGGCGCGACGATCTGCACGCCGAAGCGGCCGGCCTGCGTGTTGTGCCCCTGGTCGGCTCCGTGTGTGGCGCGCGCCGCCGGCACGGCGGAGACCTTTCCGCGCAAGGCCGCCAAGAAGGAGGGCACATTGCGCCTCGGCACGAGCTTCGTGGCGGTGCGCGGTGACGGCGCGGTGCTGCTGCGCACCCGTCCGCCGGAAGGCCTGCTCGGCGGCATGGCCGAACTGCCCGGCAGCCCATGGTCTCCTGAAGGCCCGGGCGGCGACATTCTCGCGCATGCGCCGTTGCAGGCGCGCTGGGCCCCGCTGAACGGCGTGGTGCGCCACGTCTTCACGCATTTCCCACTGGAACTGACGGTTCTGCGCGCCGACGTTCCGCAACGCACCCCCGCCCCCCGGGGCACGCGCTGGGTGGCGGCCGCGAAACTCGATACCGAAGCCCTGCCCAGCCTGATGCGCAAGGTACTCGCCAAGGCGCGAATAGAGGTCCGCCCTTCCTGA
- a CDS encoding site-specific DNA-methyltransferase produces the protein MGIAFNHAAGASPRSKVSRTGARVPVESAEFHPLPVDQVLVGDCVASLNSLPANSVDLVFADPPYNLQLEGALTRPDNSLVDAVDDDWDKFNSFTEYDAFTRAWLAACRRVLKKNGTLFVIGSYHNIFRVGSSLQDLGYWILNDIVWRKANPMPNFRGRRFTNAHETLIWAAHSADSKNYTFHYETLKAGNDDVQMRSDWHFPLCTGEERLKDANGQKLHATQKPEALLARVLLAASNPGDVVLDPFFGTGTTGAVAKRLGRHFIGLERDPGYAAAARERIAGIERLSGPVISAAPAKRTEPRVPFLALVEAGLVTPGETVTDHAGRHHAVIRADGTLCAGPAVGSIHKIGALVQGFPSCNGWTFWHLDRNGRRVPLDDLRTTIRAEIARAA, from the coding sequence ATGGGTATTGCTTTTAACCATGCCGCTGGAGCCTCGCCCCGGAGTAAGGTCTCGCGTACCGGGGCGAGGGTGCCAGTGGAATCGGCGGAATTTCATCCGCTTCCTGTCGATCAGGTCCTGGTCGGCGATTGCGTCGCCTCCCTGAACTCCCTCCCGGCCAACAGCGTGGACCTCGTCTTCGCCGATCCTCCCTATAATCTGCAGCTTGAGGGTGCGCTGACCCGGCCGGACAATAGTCTCGTCGATGCCGTCGATGATGATTGGGACAAATTTAACAGCTTTACCGAATATGACGCCTTCACCCGTGCCTGGCTCGCGGCCTGCCGCCGTGTTCTCAAGAAGAACGGCACGTTGTTCGTCATCGGTTCCTATCACAATATTTTCCGGGTCGGCTCATCGCTGCAGGACCTTGGCTATTGGATCCTCAACGATATCGTCTGGCGCAAAGCCAATCCGATGCCGAATTTCCGTGGCCGGCGCTTCACGAACGCCCATGAGACGCTCATCTGGGCGGCCCACAGCGCGGACAGCAAGAATTACACCTTCCATTACGAGACACTGAAGGCGGGCAACGACGATGTGCAGATGCGCTCGGACTGGCATTTTCCGTTGTGCACCGGCGAGGAGCGCCTGAAGGACGCCAACGGCCAGAAACTCCATGCCACGCAGAAGCCGGAAGCCTTGCTGGCACGCGTCCTTCTTGCCGCGAGCAATCCGGGCGACGTCGTGCTCGATCCCTTCTTCGGAACGGGCACCACGGGCGCGGTCGCGAAGCGTCTAGGCCGTCATTTCATCGGGCTGGAGCGTGATCCCGGTTACGCCGCCGCGGCGCGTGAGCGGATCGCCGGCATCGAGCGGCTCTCCGGTCCGGTTATATCGGCGGCGCCGGCGAAACGCACAGAGCCGCGGGTACCTTTTCTGGCGCTTGTCGAGGCCGGCCTCGTCACACCGGGCGAGACGGTGACGGATCACGCGGGCCGCCATCACGCGGTCATACGCGCCGACGGCACGCTTTGCGCGGGCCCGGCCGTGGGATCGATTCACAAGATCGGTGCGCTCGTCCAGGGCTTCCCATCGTGCAACGGCTGGACGTTCTGGCACCTCGACCGCAACGGCCGCCGCGTTCCGCTCGATGATCTGCGCACGACCATCCGGGCGGAGATCGCCAGGGCTGCTTGA
- a CDS encoding FkbM family methyltransferase, which translates to MAIEYGRRINVFAYELTAAVGLRSPDLPTYLAEHFAQCAEDLIVAALIEARCARIGLDPAMQRYCEIGGNHPIATSATFLLSRKLGMTGVIVEANPALLDDLRAGRPKDEIVHAAVTDADKDTVRLAVARASELSSLDQAFVTQWPGVGGGLAVEIDVPAVRINDLLARHFPNEPPIYVSIDIEGMDLRVLKDTDFGRFRPYIVQAEPSEHHLPGNAQAIIDHLASQNYVLVAKTDVNLIFVDAQTFPDLSQEFHVMQERERQALDAERDALQERVAKAERDARAARSELSIARDQLREAQMLLGRDTR; encoded by the coding sequence ATGGCGATCGAGTACGGCAGGCGTATCAACGTTTTTGCATATGAGCTGACCGCTGCAGTAGGGTTGAGGTCTCCCGATTTACCGACTTATCTTGCAGAGCATTTCGCCCAATGCGCGGAAGATCTGATCGTCGCGGCGCTGATAGAGGCGCGCTGCGCGCGGATAGGGCTCGATCCAGCGATGCAGCGTTATTGCGAGATTGGGGGCAATCACCCGATCGCCACCAGCGCGACTTTTCTGCTCAGCCGCAAGCTGGGCATGACCGGTGTCATCGTGGAAGCCAATCCGGCCCTGCTGGACGACCTGCGCGCAGGCCGGCCAAAGGATGAGATCGTGCATGCGGCGGTCACAGATGCGGATAAAGATACCGTGCGTTTGGCGGTTGCCCGGGCCAGCGAACTCAGCTCGCTGGATCAGGCATTCGTTACGCAGTGGCCGGGAGTCGGAGGAGGCCTGGCGGTCGAGATCGATGTCCCTGCCGTACGGATCAACGATCTCCTGGCACGGCATTTTCCGAACGAACCACCGATTTATGTGTCGATCGACATTGAGGGCATGGACCTGCGGGTCCTGAAGGATACCGATTTCGGTCGCTTCCGTCCCTATATCGTCCAAGCGGAACCGTCCGAGCATCATCTCCCTGGCAATGCCCAGGCGATCATCGACCATCTGGCGTCACAAAACTACGTGCTCGTGGCGAAGACCGACGTGAACCTTATCTTCGTCGATGCCCAGACCTTTCCGGACCTTTCGCAGGAGTTCCATGTCATGCAGGAGCGGGAGCGACAGGCCCTCGACGCCGAGCGCGATGCCCTGCAAGAGCGGGTAGCGAAGGCGGAGAGGGACGCGCGCGCCGCGCGATCGGAACTCTCGATCGCGCGGGATCAACTGCGTGAGGCCCAGATGTTGCTCGGGCGGGATACGCGGTAG
- a CDS encoding homoserine kinase — protein MAVYTEVSDEELEAFVAGYDIGQIRAVKGIAEGVENSNFLLHTERGFYILTLYEKRVRQEDLPFFIGLMDHLARRGIICPEPVRMRSGETLGRLAGRPAAIVTFLDGVWVKRPAATHCRAVGSALAAFHKAGADFSTRRPNNLSLSGWRPLFEQAGEGADRVAAGLTERTATALAELERDWPTGLPQGVIHADLFPDNVFFIGAKLSGLIDFYFACNDALAYDLAICLNAWCFEADGSFNLTKGQALIDGYESQRVLTPEEVAALPILCRGSALRFMLTRLVDWLNVPPGALVKPKDPLEYDRKLAFHRRVTDARDYGLRR, from the coding sequence ATGGCGGTTTATACGGAAGTGAGCGACGAGGAGCTCGAAGCCTTCGTCGCAGGCTACGACATTGGCCAGATACGCGCTGTGAAGGGTATCGCCGAGGGGGTCGAGAACTCGAACTTCCTGCTCCATACCGAGCGCGGCTTTTATATTCTGACGCTCTACGAGAAGCGCGTCCGTCAGGAAGACCTGCCGTTCTTCATCGGCTTGATGGACCATCTCGCCAGGCGTGGCATCATCTGCCCGGAGCCCGTGCGCATGCGATCCGGCGAAACCCTGGGCAGGCTCGCCGGCCGGCCGGCGGCGATTGTCACCTTTCTGGACGGCGTCTGGGTCAAGCGGCCGGCGGCCACCCATTGCCGTGCCGTTGGCAGCGCGCTCGCTGCTTTTCACAAGGCCGGCGCGGATTTCTCCACCCGGCGGCCGAACAACCTGTCCCTGTCCGGCTGGCGTCCTTTGTTCGAGCAGGCGGGCGAGGGCGCGGATCGTGTGGCGGCCGGCTTGACCGAACGCACCGCAACAGCCCTCGCGGAACTCGAGCGTGACTGGCCGACAGGCTTGCCGCAGGGCGTCATCCATGCGGATCTCTTCCCTGACAACGTCTTCTTCATCGGAGCGAAGCTCTCCGGGCTGATCGACTTTTATTTCGCCTGCAACGACGCGCTCGCCTATGACCTCGCGATCTGCCTCAATGCCTGGTGTTTCGAGGCGGACGGTTCCTTCAACCTGACCAAGGGGCAGGCGCTCATCGACGGATATGAGTCCCAGCGCGTGCTCACGCCTGAGGAAGTCGCGGCCCTGCCGATCCTATGCCGTGGTTCGGCCTTGCGCTTCATGCTGACCAGGCTCGTCGACTGGCTGAACGTGCCGCCGGGGGCCCTGGTGAAGCCCAAGGACCCGCTGGAATATGACCGCAAGCTCGCCTTCCATCGCCGCGTGACGGACGCGCGCGACTACGGGTTGCGCCGGTGA